The proteins below come from a single Natrinema sp. SYSU A 869 genomic window:
- a CDS encoding helix-turn-helix domain-containing protein, with the protein MRSRSLWELDEEDDPLVSRLAAGLGRTPARLLAYLLLRTDREDDPTTSIHLQIGTGVDRTTINEAVTRLEDRDLVERTTVRPSDSAGGRPRTAWLPTAGTQWTLEETYDGHAEALLDLADALREPESTGQRARSASSSPSPPLEVALSWRSNALHLPFHAAIAAAWYDAFDVESRDRDYGPTSSYSIRSSGYSVQEKSVRTRVVETIDSIVSPPAASRERIARPPLQLPSRTITAIPRC; encoded by the coding sequence ATGCGTTCGCGGTCCCTCTGGGAACTCGACGAGGAGGACGACCCGCTCGTCAGTCGGCTCGCGGCTGGACTCGGCCGGACGCCGGCGCGACTCCTCGCGTACCTGCTCTTGCGAACCGACCGCGAGGACGACCCGACTACGAGCATCCATCTCCAGATCGGCACGGGAGTGGATCGAACGACGATCAACGAGGCGGTGACGCGACTCGAGGACCGCGATCTGGTCGAACGGACGACCGTTCGACCGTCGGATTCTGCCGGCGGGCGGCCGCGAACGGCATGGCTGCCGACCGCCGGCACCCAATGGACGCTCGAGGAAACGTACGACGGACACGCCGAGGCGTTGCTCGATCTCGCCGACGCGCTCCGGGAGCCTGAGTCGACGGGGCAGCGAGCGCGAAGTGCTAGCTCGTCGCCGTCCCCGCCGCTCGAGGTCGCCCTGAGTTGGCGGTCGAACGCCCTTCACCTGCCGTTCCACGCGGCGATCGCGGCGGCGTGGTACGACGCGTTCGACGTAGAGTCCCGAGATCGCGATTACGGGCCGACATCGTCGTATTCGATCCGCTCGAGCGGCTACAGCGTTCAAGAGAAATCCGTCAGAACCCGGGTCGTGGAAACGATCGACTCCATCGTCAGTCCACCAGCGGCGAGCCGAGAGAGAATCGCCCGTCCGCCGCTACAGCTACCATCGAGGACTATCACGGCGATCCCCCGCTGCTAG
- a CDS encoding heme-binding protein, which translates to MVDTVSLETAKEVIDAAEQRAEEIDNPMVITVANSEGNLIAQHRMDGAWLASVDISRNKAYTAAALDMPTDDLAEPTRPGESLYGLQNTNQGRMVIFGGGYPLMRDGDVVGSIGVSGGAVEQDMDVAESGVDRFDELSS; encoded by the coding sequence ATGGTAGACACAGTAAGCCTCGAAACGGCGAAGGAGGTCATTGACGCGGCTGAACAGCGAGCGGAAGAGATCGACAATCCCATGGTGATCACGGTCGCGAATTCCGAGGGCAACCTCATCGCCCAACACCGGATGGATGGTGCGTGGCTCGCGTCGGTCGATATTTCGCGGAACAAGGCCTACACGGCGGCCGCCCTGGACATGCCGACGGACGACTTGGCGGAGCCGACCCGGCCGGGCGAATCGCTGTACGGTCTGCAGAACACCAACCAAGGACGGATGGTCATCTTCGGCGGCGGCTACCCGCTGATGCGAGACGGTGACGTCGTCGGGTCGATCGGTGTGAGCGGGGGAGCGGTCGAGCAGGACATGGACGTCGCGGAATCCGGCGTCGACAGATTCGACGAACTCTCGTCGTAA
- the fdhF gene encoding formate dehydrogenase subunit alpha codes for MSSDQQEPVKTICPYCGVGCGIKVQPGEEPGDVRFMPWGEAPVNEGRICIKGGAATEVVDHEDRLTDPLIKEDGEFREATWEEAYEYIVSELERIHEEYGPDAMGFFGSSKVMNEENYLLQKLARRYGTNNVDNCTRMCHASTVWALRTSLGAGAMTNSMRDLREEADVFWIQGANPGEQHPIANSQYFRQAVLEGATVIQVDPHANKTSRSFQIDDTDRHQHLQLNPGTDIPLLNIVLKTVLENHEENPDEGWIDEEFIEERTEGFNHLKETLEDFDKEAAAEECGVPLEEIELAAEKYAMANNAAIFTGMGMSQHACGVDNVQNEINLALITGNLGRPGTGVNPLRGQNNVQGTCDVGAMPNVLPGYQLVDDDEAREAVEEVWGFEIPDEPGLTNVEISYEAGDSIKGLYVMGENPVMSEPDANEVAERLADLEFTVVQDIFPTETAEYADVILPATTWAERGGTVTNTDRRVQRMRGVGKVHENTKHDREILSEIGTRLFGPGGFDFEDPEEIFEELRQVCPSYHGMTYDLLGEEGLHWPCYEPGDEGDPFLYEHEFDTESGRGHIEGVAHQPPAETPDDEYPLILTTARLEEHYNTGTMSTRSPTLNKQTPENFVDVHPADAERYGIEDDEYVRLRSRRGEITLEAHVTEDTKEGVVWTTPHFAAASANKLTNHVLDERSKIPEYKAAAAEIDVDIEPLGETADPAADDD; via the coding sequence ATGTCCAGTGATCAGCAAGAACCAGTCAAGACGATCTGTCCGTACTGCGGTGTCGGCTGTGGAATCAAGGTACAGCCAGGCGAGGAACCCGGCGACGTCCGATTCATGCCGTGGGGTGAGGCCCCGGTCAACGAGGGCCGCATCTGCATCAAAGGCGGGGCGGCGACGGAAGTCGTCGACCACGAGGACCGACTCACCGATCCGCTGATCAAGGAGGACGGCGAGTTCCGCGAGGCCACCTGGGAGGAGGCCTACGAGTACATCGTCAGCGAACTCGAGCGGATCCACGAGGAGTATGGTCCGGACGCGATGGGCTTTTTCGGCTCCTCGAAGGTGATGAACGAGGAGAACTACCTCCTTCAGAAACTGGCCCGCCGCTACGGGACCAACAACGTCGACAACTGCACGCGGATGTGTCACGCCTCAACGGTCTGGGCGCTGCGGACAAGTCTGGGTGCGGGGGCGATGACCAACAGCATGCGCGACCTCCGCGAGGAGGCCGACGTGTTCTGGATTCAGGGGGCGAACCCTGGCGAGCAACATCCCATCGCAAACAGCCAGTACTTCCGGCAGGCAGTACTGGAGGGGGCGACGGTCATTCAGGTCGATCCACACGCCAACAAGACATCGCGGTCGTTCCAGATCGACGACACCGACCGTCACCAGCACCTCCAGTTGAACCCCGGCACCGACATCCCGCTGTTGAATATCGTCCTCAAGACGGTCCTTGAGAACCACGAGGAAAACCCCGACGAGGGCTGGATCGACGAGGAATTCATCGAGGAACGCACGGAAGGGTTCAACCACCTCAAAGAGACGCTCGAGGACTTCGACAAGGAGGCCGCCGCCGAGGAGTGCGGCGTGCCACTGGAGGAGATCGAACTGGCGGCGGAGAAGTACGCGATGGCAAACAACGCGGCCATCTTCACCGGGATGGGGATGAGCCAGCACGCCTGCGGCGTCGACAATGTACAAAACGAGATCAATCTGGCGCTGATCACGGGTAACCTCGGCCGGCCCGGCACGGGCGTCAATCCGCTGCGCGGTCAGAACAACGTGCAGGGGACCTGTGACGTCGGTGCGATGCCGAACGTCCTGCCGGGCTACCAGCTCGTCGACGATGACGAGGCCCGTGAAGCCGTCGAGGAAGTCTGGGGCTTCGAAATCCCGGACGAGCCCGGCCTGACGAACGTCGAAATCTCCTACGAGGCAGGCGATTCGATCAAGGGCCTCTACGTCATGGGCGAGAACCCAGTGATGAGCGAGCCCGACGCCAACGAGGTCGCGGAACGGCTCGCAGACCTCGAGTTCACGGTCGTCCAAGATATCTTCCCGACCGAAACCGCGGAGTACGCCGATGTCATCCTCCCTGCCACAACCTGGGCCGAGCGCGGCGGCACCGTCACCAACACCGACCGTCGCGTCCAGCGGATGCGCGGCGTGGGGAAAGTCCACGAGAACACGAAACACGACCGCGAGATTCTGAGCGAGATCGGAACGCGTCTGTTCGGCCCCGGTGGTTTCGACTTCGAGGACCCCGAGGAAATCTTCGAGGAGCTCCGGCAGGTCTGTCCGAGCTACCACGGAATGACGTACGACCTGCTCGGTGAGGAAGGACTGCACTGGCCCTGCTACGAACCCGGCGACGAAGGTGATCCGTTCCTCTACGAGCACGAGTTCGACACCGAGAGCGGACGGGGCCACATCGAGGGCGTCGCCCACCAGCCGCCAGCCGAGACGCCCGACGACGAGTACCCGCTGATCCTCACGACGGCGCGCCTCGAGGAACACTACAACACCGGGACGATGAGCACGCGATCGCCGACGCTCAACAAGCAAACGCCGGAGAACTTCGTCGACGTCCACCCCGCCGACGCAGAGCGCTACGGGATCGAAGACGACGAGTACGTCCGACTCCGCTCCCGGCGCGGGGAGATCACGCTCGAGGCCCACGTGACCGAGGACACCAAGGAGGGCGTCGTCTGGACGACGCCGCACTTCGCCGCCGCGTCGGCGAACAAGCTCACGAATCACGTCCTCGACGAGCGGTCGAAGATCCCCGAGTACAAGGCCGCCGCTGCGGAGATCGATGTCGATATCGAACCCCTCGGCGAGACCGCCGATCCGGCGGCCGACGACGACTGA
- a CDS encoding glutathione-independent formaldehyde dehydrogenase — MDAVVYQGPHDVAVEEVEEPEIEHENDILVDITTTCICGSDLHMYEGRTSADPGIVFGHENMGIVSETGDAVTSLEEGDRVVMPFNVACGFCRNCENGYTGFCTNVNPGFAGGAYGYVAMGPYKGGQAEKLRVPFADFNALKLPEGDEHEDAFSLLADIFPTGWHGTRLANLQPGESIAIFGAGPVGLMAAYSAKIQGASEIYIVDRVESRLELAEDHCDARPINFEESDPVEQIKDAHGGGVDTGVDAVGYQAIDPETDPGDDAYDPARENPAVVLNQLIQAVRPTGELGVPGLYVPSDPGAPDEMAAQGRLGIDFGTLFEKGLKLGTGQCNVKEYNRELRDMIIEGRADPSWVVSHRVDLERAPEMYEKFDEREEGVIKVLLEP; from the coding sequence ATGGACGCCGTCGTATACCAGGGACCGCACGACGTGGCCGTCGAGGAGGTGGAGGAGCCCGAGATCGAACACGAAAACGATATTCTCGTCGACATCACGACGACGTGCATCTGTGGCTCGGACCTCCACATGTACGAGGGACGAACCTCGGCCGACCCGGGGATCGTCTTCGGTCACGAGAACATGGGGATCGTAAGCGAGACTGGCGATGCCGTCACGTCGCTCGAGGAGGGCGACCGTGTCGTGATGCCATTCAACGTGGCCTGCGGGTTCTGTCGAAACTGTGAGAACGGCTACACCGGCTTCTGTACCAACGTCAACCCGGGCTTCGCCGGCGGTGCGTACGGGTACGTCGCGATGGGGCCGTACAAGGGCGGCCAAGCCGAAAAACTCCGAGTGCCGTTTGCCGACTTCAACGCGCTGAAGCTGCCGGAGGGTGATGAGCACGAGGACGCCTTCTCGCTCCTCGCGGACATCTTCCCGACGGGGTGGCACGGCACCCGGCTCGCGAACCTGCAACCCGGTGAGTCGATCGCAATTTTCGGGGCCGGCCCCGTCGGTCTGATGGCCGCCTACAGTGCCAAGATTCAGGGTGCCTCCGAGATTTACATTGTCGACCGCGTGGAGAGCCGCCTCGAGTTAGCCGAGGACCACTGTGACGCGCGTCCGATCAACTTCGAGGAGAGCGATCCCGTCGAACAGATCAAAGACGCACACGGCGGCGGCGTCGATACTGGCGTCGATGCCGTGGGCTATCAAGCGATCGACCCTGAGACGGATCCGGGCGACGACGCCTACGATCCGGCCCGCGAAAACCCTGCAGTCGTGCTCAACCAGCTCATCCAGGCTGTCCGACCGACCGGCGAGCTCGGGGTTCCGGGGCTGTACGTCCCGTCAGACCCCGGCGCGCCCGACGAGATGGCGGCCCAGGGCCGACTCGGTATCGACTTCGGCACACTCTTCGAGAAGGGGCTGAAGTTGGGCACCGGCCAGTGTAACGTCAAGGAGTACAACCGGGAGCTGCGAGACATGATCATCGAGGGACGCGCCGACCCCAGCTGGGTCGTCTCCCACCGCGTTGACCTCGAGCGCGCACCGGAGATGTACGAAAAGTTCGACGAACGCGAGGAAGGCGTCATCAAGGTCTTGCTCGAGCCGTAG
- a CDS encoding aldehyde ferredoxin oxidoreductase family protein gives MTELGGFQDRVARIDLSDGEVAYESIPDEDAKKYIGARGLGVKYVFDQGPDVDPLGPDNLLAFMNGPLSGTQVTMSGRIAICTKSPLTGTVTDSHHGGWSGARLKWAGFDGLLFEGQADEPVYAYVEDGEVELRDASHLWGKGFHETRDTIEEEVDGSYGKNLSIMGIGTAGENLVRYGNIMNEDDRASGRGGTGCVAGSKNLKAVVVKSGTKMPKPADSETFKEGHMQAMQAIQESEVTAPNEGGLSMYGTNVLMNITEEMDGHPTKNGVYTSGDSYNEGEADRPHDLDAERISGENVRENILVDEPTCHSCPVACKKEVEVQTMHKGEEMNVRMESFEYESAWALGTNSANDDRDKIAVMIDRCNDFGMDTIDTGNILAMAMEMSEKGYIDEEIDWGDPEQMIDMIERIAHREDDLAHTLGQGAERIGEAFDAHDSRLDVKGETIAAYDPRCMKGMGIGYATSNRGACHLRGYTPAAEILGIPEKVDPYEWEGKGELTAQFQDLHAISDSFDICKFNAFAEGIEEYVLQYNGMTGRDVTEEELLEAGERVYNLERYYNNLNGFDGSDDSLPARFLEDGIRGQGASEGEYCELDEMKAEYYDYRGWVDGIVPDEKLDELEIEVGPGTGVSSEGGAPAAGDD, from the coding sequence ATGACTGAACTTGGCGGTTTCCAGGACCGCGTCGCACGAATCGATCTCTCGGATGGGGAGGTCGCGTACGAGTCGATCCCAGACGAAGACGCGAAGAAGTATATCGGCGCGCGGGGACTCGGGGTGAAGTACGTCTTCGATCAGGGGCCGGACGTCGATCCGCTCGGACCCGACAACCTGCTAGCGTTCATGAACGGCCCGTTGTCGGGGACGCAGGTCACGATGAGCGGCCGAATTGCTATCTGTACGAAGTCGCCACTGACTGGCACTGTCACCGACAGCCACCACGGCGGGTGGTCCGGTGCCCGGCTCAAGTGGGCTGGCTTCGACGGGTTGCTGTTCGAAGGGCAGGCCGACGAACCCGTCTACGCCTACGTCGAGGACGGGGAGGTCGAACTTCGAGACGCCTCCCACCTCTGGGGGAAGGGGTTCCACGAGACCCGTGATACGATCGAAGAGGAGGTCGACGGCTCCTACGGCAAGAATCTGAGTATCATGGGGATCGGGACCGCAGGCGAGAACCTCGTCCGATACGGTAACATCATGAACGAGGACGACCGCGCCTCGGGACGCGGCGGCACGGGCTGTGTCGCCGGCTCGAAGAATCTCAAGGCGGTCGTCGTCAAATCTGGGACGAAGATGCCGAAGCCGGCCGATTCGGAGACCTTCAAGGAGGGCCACATGCAGGCGATGCAGGCCATTCAGGAGTCGGAGGTCACCGCGCCCAACGAGGGCGGCCTCTCGATGTACGGGACGAACGTCCTCATGAACATCACCGAGGAGATGGACGGGCACCCGACGAAAAACGGCGTCTACACCTCCGGCGATTCCTACAACGAGGGCGAAGCGGACCGACCGCACGATCTCGACGCCGAGCGCATCAGCGGTGAGAACGTCCGGGAGAACATCCTTGTCGACGAACCGACCTGTCACTCCTGCCCGGTCGCCTGCAAGAAGGAGGTCGAGGTCCAGACCATGCACAAGGGCGAGGAGATGAACGTTCGCATGGAGTCCTTCGAGTACGAGTCCGCCTGGGCGCTCGGGACCAACTCCGCGAACGACGACCGCGACAAGATCGCGGTCATGATCGATCGGTGTAACGACTTCGGCATGGACACCATCGATACGGGCAACATCCTCGCAATGGCCATGGAGATGAGCGAGAAGGGGTACATCGACGAAGAGATCGACTGGGGCGACCCCGAGCAGATGATCGACATGATCGAGCGGATCGCCCACCGCGAAGACGATCTCGCACACACGCTGGGTCAGGGTGCAGAACGGATCGGCGAGGCGTTCGACGCCCACGACAGCCGACTGGACGTGAAAGGCGAGACCATCGCCGCTTACGACCCACGCTGCATGAAGGGCATGGGCATCGGTTACGCCACCTCGAACCGCGGGGCCTGCCACCTGCGCGGCTACACCCCTGCCGCAGAGATCCTCGGGATCCCGGAGAAGGTCGATCCCTACGAGTGGGAGGGCAAGGGCGAACTCACTGCCCAGTTCCAGGATCTCCACGCCATCAGCGACTCCTTCGATATCTGCAAGTTCAACGCCTTCGCGGAGGGGATCGAGGAGTACGTTCTCCAGTACAACGGCATGACCGGACGCGACGTCACCGAGGAGGAACTCCTCGAGGCCGGCGAACGAGTCTACAACTTAGAGCGCTACTACAACAACCTCAACGGCTTCGACGGCAGTGACGACTCGCTCCCAGCACGCTTCCTCGAGGACGGCATCCGCGGCCAGGGTGCCAGCGAGGGCGAGTACTGCGAACTCGATGAGATGAAGGCGGAGTATTACGACTACCGTGGCTGGGTCGACGGCATCGTCCCCGACGAGAAACTCGACGAACTCGAGATCGAAGTCGGACCCGGAACGGGCGTCAGCAGCGAGGGCGGTGCGCCCGCGGCAGGCGACGATTGA
- a CDS encoding PQQ-binding-like beta-propeller repeat protein: MALRNDKAVQAARDIELKEIEDGYTLVGGPDESITEQHNTDRIPEGDVDQEMLSNTGDDPESWLMYGGNYEQHRATTADVITPENVGDLELEHEMSVGTGSSMEGTPIVIPGDPPIMYQTNGPNHMKAIDPREGEILWSYTYAPPVGVELCCDDNNRGAAVLGDKVYMTTLDSGVTALDRYTGEEVWHTSTADHEEGYSATWAPVIRDGTLYTGSAGGEYGVLGFMAALDAESGEIQWQTETLPEDEWVGASREHGCGTTWMTPTIDEERGVLYTAVANPGPDFDGTVRPGPNFPTCGTISLDLESGEWEWGFQSSPHDVWDYDAVAPRVLVRDVETDDGTMDMVAGSDKTGWVYMLDAESGQLHERSEEICQHINMWEMIPHISEDERTPFVPGAPGGNDWQPPSYNPETGLVYVVHQNYPQDLYWRYEEYSEGNPYWGGNLDDPASEFPDEWNESITAFAAVDPATGERVWREWIESEEERYMWGGSLSTATGLVFNGTQNGNFVAYDGESGERLWEHEFDVPISASPMSWYDPGEETQYVAVQVGGSGWLRQGPRGDTLAVFSMGA; this comes from the coding sequence ATGGCATTACGCAACGACAAGGCCGTTCAGGCCGCACGAGACATCGAACTCAAAGAAATCGAAGACGGTTATACGCTGGTCGGAGGACCCGACGAATCGATCACCGAACAGCACAACACCGACCGGATTCCGGAGGGCGACGTCGACCAGGAGATGCTGAGCAACACCGGGGACGATCCCGAGTCGTGGCTCATGTACGGCGGGAACTACGAACAACACCGGGCCACGACTGCCGACGTCATCACCCCCGAGAACGTCGGCGACCTCGAGCTCGAGCACGAGATGTCGGTCGGGACGGGCTCGAGCATGGAGGGGACGCCCATCGTGATTCCGGGTGACCCGCCGATCATGTACCAGACGAACGGGCCGAACCACATGAAGGCGATCGACCCTCGCGAGGGGGAGATCCTCTGGAGTTACACCTACGCGCCGCCGGTCGGGGTCGAACTCTGCTGTGACGACAACAATCGCGGGGCCGCCGTCCTCGGCGACAAGGTGTACATGACGACGCTCGATTCGGGAGTCACTGCACTGGATCGCTACACCGGCGAGGAGGTCTGGCATACGAGCACGGCCGATCACGAGGAGGGCTACTCCGCGACGTGGGCACCGGTGATCCGGGACGGGACGCTGTACACGGGTAGCGCCGGCGGCGAGTACGGCGTCCTCGGGTTCATGGCCGCCCTCGACGCCGAGAGCGGCGAGATTCAGTGGCAGACCGAGACGCTTCCGGAGGACGAGTGGGTGGGCGCGAGCCGCGAGCACGGCTGTGGCACGACTTGGATGACCCCGACGATCGATGAGGAGCGCGGCGTCCTCTACACGGCGGTCGCAAATCCCGGTCCCGACTTCGACGGGACGGTACGGCCGGGACCGAACTTCCCTACCTGCGGAACCATCTCGCTGGACCTCGAGAGCGGCGAGTGGGAGTGGGGGTTCCAGAGCAGCCCGCACGACGTCTGGGACTACGATGCGGTCGCGCCGCGGGTGCTCGTCCGCGACGTGGAGACCGACGACGGAACGATGGATATGGTCGCTGGCTCGGACAAGACCGGCTGGGTCTACATGCTGGACGCCGAGTCCGGCCAGCTCCACGAGCGCAGCGAGGAGATCTGCCAGCACATCAATATGTGGGAGATGATCCCCCACATCAGCGAGGACGAACGGACTCCGTTCGTCCCCGGTGCGCCGGGTGGCAACGACTGGCAACCGCCGTCGTACAACCCCGAGACGGGACTGGTGTACGTCGTCCACCAGAACTACCCGCAGGACCTCTACTGGCGCTACGAGGAGTACAGCGAGGGCAACCCCTACTGGGGCGGCAACCTCGACGATCCGGCCAGCGAGTTCCCCGACGAGTGGAACGAGTCGATCACCGCCTTCGCGGCGGTCGATCCGGCGACGGGTGAGCGCGTCTGGCGCGAGTGGATCGAGAGCGAGGAAGAACGGTACATGTGGGGCGGCTCGCTGTCGACCGCGACCGGACTCGTCTTCAACGGGACCCAGAACGGCAACTTCGTCGCCTACGACGGCGAGAGCGGCGAGCGCCTCTGGGAGCACGAGTTCGATGTGCCGATCAGCGCGTCGCCGATGAGCTGGTACGATCCAGGCGAAGAGACGCAGTACGTCGCCGTGCAGGTCGGCGGCAGCGGCTGGCTCCGACAGGGACCGCGCGGCGACACGCTCGCCGTGTTCTCGATGGGCGCCTGA
- a CDS encoding plastocyanin/azurin family copper-binding protein, which produces MPSDCCDRRTILRLSGAALATIGTAGCLNRRSSTDRTVTMTGDFGFDPAVMTIGTDRTVIWENTSNVDHTVTASEAELPDDAAYFASGGFESERAARNNVTAGLFSPNSEYERTFEVPGTYEYYCIPHESSGMVGTVQVE; this is translated from the coding sequence ATGCCATCCGACTGCTGTGATCGGCGGACGATCTTACGTCTCAGCGGTGCCGCGCTTGCGACGATCGGTACCGCCGGGTGTCTGAACAGGCGGTCGTCGACCGATCGGACCGTCACGATGACCGGTGATTTCGGGTTCGATCCGGCGGTGATGACGATCGGAACCGACCGGACCGTGATCTGGGAGAACACGAGCAACGTCGATCACACGGTCACCGCTTCCGAAGCCGAGCTCCCGGACGATGCCGCGTACTTCGCAAGCGGGGGCTTCGAGTCCGAGCGTGCCGCGAGAAATAACGTGACAGCGGGCCTCTTCTCGCCGAATTCCGAGTACGAGCGGACATTCGAGGTACCCGGAACGTACGAATACTACTGTATTCCCCACGAGAGTTCCGGGATGGTCGGGACGGTTCAGGTCGAGTAG
- a CDS encoding molybdenum cofactor guanylyltransferase, with protein sequence MNRETGRDERTGVVLAGGHSTRFGDDDKAVADLAGTPMIRHVADRIEPVVDDLVVNCREAQVPAIRRALEGGPNASFATDPIPDRGPMAGIMTGLRAAAGEYALVVACDMPFVDPALVDHLFDRAAGHEAAVPRLDDQWFQTTQAVYRAEPMIDACERALERDERKIVEPLFDLDYVVVDEDEIRDHAALETFENINTREEVEDATERLQEDRT encoded by the coding sequence ATGAACCGCGAAACTGGCCGAGACGAGCGCACGGGGGTCGTCCTCGCAGGCGGTCACTCGACCCGCTTCGGTGATGACGACAAGGCCGTCGCCGACCTCGCCGGAACACCGATGATCCGCCACGTCGCCGACCGGATCGAGCCCGTCGTCGACGACCTGGTCGTCAACTGCCGCGAAGCGCAGGTCCCGGCGATCCGCAGGGCACTCGAGGGCGGACCCAACGCCTCGTTCGCAACCGATCCAATCCCCGACCGCGGGCCGATGGCGGGAATCATGACCGGGCTTCGAGCAGCCGCGGGCGAGTACGCTCTCGTCGTCGCCTGCGACATGCCGTTCGTCGATCCCGCCCTCGTCGACCACCTCTTCGACCGAGCGGCCGGCCACGAGGCCGCGGTTCCGCGGCTCGACGACCAGTGGTTCCAGACCACCCAAGCCGTCTACCGGGCCGAGCCGATGATCGACGCCTGTGAGCGCGCCCTCGAGCGCGACGAGCGAAAAATCGTCGAACCACTGTTCGACCTCGACTACGTCGTCGTCGACGAGGACGAGATTCGCGACCACGCAGCGCTCGAGACCTTCGAGAACATCAACACCCGCGAGGAGGTCGAGGACGCGACTGAGCGGCTTCAAGAGGACCGAACGTAA
- a CDS encoding plastocyanin/azurin family copper-binding protein encodes MTNEQRSRDDVSRRRLLQGTAALAGTAATAGSASAYRDTDFLLPATQNDGGGRTFQLLGIVGGWMGVSPHDIDAVSNPTLRLIEGEQHEIIWTNGDGATHNLNITSGSAVSGDGEVLESTETVSEQGATTSLEFTPQEGMEEYFCAPHPAQMRGPVELISPDEAHELVIHVEDENGEPLGAEVFIGDRHSFSNIAARPTPPEETSDEQAMARFDLLEDGEYDVEIWTYGHERITDTVTIDGSDREFVATLSPIEPGEPTETYSMQLEEGQWVGQSPDSIADETNPTLELEAGETYAVEWENTIGRLQPEAENRTYEPLPGHNFAIASGGNTNQWNTYLRSDFTAEEGATQSVEFVANEAMAVYLDQSQLDALGEISVSGGGGETTAPEDATTGTNGNETATVGGNETATVDGNETAGTDGD; translated from the coding sequence ATGACGAACGAACAACGTTCACGCGACGACGTTTCGCGCCGCAGGCTGTTACAGGGAACGGCGGCGCTCGCCGGAACGGCCGCGACCGCCGGCAGCGCGAGCGCGTACCGCGACACCGACTTCCTGCTTCCAGCCACACAGAACGACGGCGGGGGCCGGACGTTCCAGCTGCTCGGCATCGTCGGCGGCTGGATGGGAGTCTCCCCCCATGACATCGACGCCGTCTCGAACCCGACGCTGCGGTTGATCGAAGGCGAACAGCACGAAATCATCTGGACGAACGGCGACGGCGCGACCCACAACCTCAACATCACCAGCGGCAGCGCCGTCAGCGGAGACGGCGAGGTACTGGAGTCGACGGAGACGGTGTCCGAACAGGGAGCGACAACCTCCCTCGAGTTCACCCCACAGGAGGGAATGGAGGAGTACTTCTGTGCGCCGCACCCGGCCCAGATGCGCGGCCCGGTCGAACTGATCAGCCCGGACGAGGCTCACGAACTGGTGATCCACGTCGAAGACGAGAACGGCGAGCCGCTCGGCGCGGAGGTGTTCATCGGCGACCGACACTCGTTCTCGAACATCGCTGCTCGGCCGACCCCGCCCGAGGAGACATCGGACGAACAGGCGATGGCCCGCTTCGATCTACTCGAGGACGGCGAATACGACGTCGAGATCTGGACCTACGGCCACGAACGGATTACGGATACGGTGACGATCGACGGCAGCGACAGAGAGTTCGTCGCGACGCTCTCACCTATCGAACCCGGCGAGCCGACCGAGACCTACTCCATGCAACTCGAGGAGGGCCAGTGGGTCGGCCAATCGCCCGACTCGATCGCCGACGAGACGAACCCGACGCTCGAACTCGAGGCGGGTGAAACCTACGCGGTCGAGTGGGAGAATACGATCGGCCGCCTCCAACCGGAGGCGGAGAACAGAACGTACGAACCCCTCCCCGGCCACAACTTCGCGATCGCCAGCGGCGGCAACACGAACCAGTGGAACACGTACCTCCGATCGGACTTCACCGCCGAAGAAGGTGCGACCCAAAGCGTCGAGTTCGTCGCTAACGAAGCGATGGCCGTCTATCTCGACCAGTCACAACTCGATGCGCTCGGTGAGATCAGCGTCAGCGGTGGGGGCGGCGAGACGACCGCTCCCGAGGATGCGACGACCGGTACGAACGGAAACGAGACGGCCACCGTCGGTGGTAACGAGACGGCCACCGTCGACGGTAACGAGACGGCCGGAACGGACGGAGACTGA